DNA from Globicephala melas chromosome 11, mGloMel1.2, whole genome shotgun sequence:
CAGAGGAAACGACGAGGAGTAGAAAAGTAAACATTAACAGAGTTAAGTTACTGGGCGCAGAGGTGAGGGGTGGTTAgataattaaatgagaattaCAGGTTTTAGTAAACAGGGAAGGAAACGAAAACAAGAGGGAAAGGAACACGGGCGTCCGCGCGGCGGGCGAGAATTCTACCACAAAATCACTAACCAACCATGTATTCGCCTTTGGGAAGAAAATCCTTTTGGTCAGATTTCCCTTGGCTTCGTGATGGAGAGGGTGAAGTCCTGCAGTTTTTAAAGTCCTCCGGAGCGGGGGGTTCGGTTTGAAGGGATTTTGTTGTAGGGAGGAGTAATGCTGGAAGCACCGTAAACTTGGGGGCAAAGCGGGGCTCCGCATTCCAGCGAAGGTTGCAGCAGTTCCGGTCGTGTGGGCCAAGGCTCCTGAGCAACCGTTCCAAAGCATCCCAAACAGCAAAAgataattagtaaaaaaaaatgttaacatttttagtCTGACGCAGCTGTTAAATAGGTCCTAGAAGTCCCACTTAGGGCCGGAGGACCTGCTGTAGACTCCTTCGTGAAGGGCACATTCGGCGGGCGGGGACTAAGTCATCATGACGTCATCGAGACTGGGCCGCGAGGAGAGGGGCCGGCGGGGTAAAGGAAAGTGCGGGCGAGCGCGCTTTCAGTCTTCAATTCGGTCCGAAACCCGTTCATATAAGGGAATTGCCTCGGGGTTTTTCTCGCTGTTTTGAGTATTGTCAGAGCAGTATTACCATGTCCGGACGAGGCAAAGGTGGTAAGGGATTAGGGAAGGGGGGCGCTAAGCGGCATCGTAAGGTTTTGCGCGACAACATCCAGGGTATCACCAAGCCCGCCATCCGGCGTTTGGCCCGGCGAGGTGGGGTCAAGCGCATATCTGGTCTGATTTATGAAGAGACCCGTGGGGTACTGAAGGTCTTCTTGGAGAATGTGATCCGAGACGCGGTCACTTACACGGAGCACGCCAAGCGGAAGACCGTCACCGCCATGGACGTAGTGTACGCTCTCAAGCGCCAGGGACGCACTCTCTACGGTTTCGGCGGTTAGGTCTCCCGTTTTCAGCGATTTAACATCTTTTACTACCAAAGGCCCTTTTCAGGGCCGCCCAAATGTTTCGGTGAAAGAGCTAGCACTTTCTGCTGttctttttccttgctttttatgAGGTGtacttcatttacttttaattagtCAAAAGCTATTTTTCGTGCTTTTTAATTTCTAGTTCATATTTTAGGAGGGCAGAAGTTGGctgatttgtgtatgtttctgcttTGTGGAAGTGGTTTCGGGTATAAGTTTGAGCATTTTAACGTTTCGTGGGGCAGTGAAGAAACAGAGGACTGTCTTCCCTAGGAAGATTCCGCTTAAGTTCTGGTGTATTTCAAGTTTGGAGTCGTGTATGCATAGTGCTTGAATACTGGAGAGAAGTCGGCTTACACTGCCCCAGATGTAGTAATGCGAGGCTCCCTTCCCCCGCCTGTGGTCCGTGCTCAAAATGGCGGCGAGGACGAGGAACAAAGAAAGCCCGCGCCCGTGGCGGAAAGCGGGGCCCGGAACATGGGGCGGGGCGTCCCCTGTGCGGGGCGCGATCCTGAGCTCTGCTGGAGTGTGGTCCTGCTGCTGGGCTCTGCAAACTTAAAACCCTTGTACCAGTGCTTTGGGGGTAAAATTAAAATGCACAGGCGGGGAGAGCTAGCACGTGTTTCTAGTCATAGAGAACACTGTATTCTGActttctgttaaaattttaaaaagccgaTAGGAAGTCTGTTACTTAATGAACAACATAAATGTCACCTAAGCTTTACAGctgacatgattttaaaaaaatgctacacAGGCATCAGTATATTTTACCTCAAATTAAGTacgcactattttattttttaaaaaagctcccATATAATCACTGCCAAACTAAAACCAGATTCCCTAATATCTAATACTGGGTTCACAGTAACAAATCCCAGTTATGCCCCAAAATGTCTTAGAGATCTGGTTTGCTTAGGAGGATCCAATCACGCCTTCTCAGTCTCaggtttctgtcttttttttgtcTCAGGTCTTTTAATCTACAAGTTTTCTTCTCCTTGATCTCATttagttttttgatattgatttgcTGTAGACCTGGCCTATAGGATGTCTTGCTTTGGCTTGTTTCC
Protein-coding regions in this window:
- the LOC115866071 gene encoding histone H4, whose amino-acid sequence is MSGRGKGGKGLGKGGAKRHRKVLRDNIQGITKPAIRRLARRGGVKRISGLIYEETRGVLKVFLENVIRDAVTYTEHAKRKTVTAMDVVYALKRQGRTLYGFGG